The Candidatus Mancarchaeum acidiphilum sequence GATTTGTCATCATGATGCCACCCAGGTAGTTCCTGCTTCATAGGCAACTGCCTCCCCTGCGGAAGGTCTTATGTCGTCTCTGCAAGCTTGACTTCCCGAATGCCCTTCGGTAGTTGGACTGATAGAGTCCAAAGCCCTTTTGAGTATATTCTGTGCCGCATTCACATCCCTGTCCATTGACATCCCGGATCCTCTAAATTAATTATAAGTGAGCTTCTTTTTAGACCAATCTCCTCTATTAGCTTTAAAATTATACTTGACTTGCCAGATCCCCTTATTCCTTTTACAACATTCACAGTAGGTACCTTGATGTTACTTTTAAGGGTAGCTATCGCATCTCTTTCATTTAGCTTGGTCTTAAAGTTGCCCCAATAATTGTAATCGTTCAGAATTTCAATAATCTTATCTGCATCCATTATAATAAATTTATTTTATATAGGGGGATATTTAAATTTGACTCATGCATAAGTCATTTTATTATAAATATGACTCATGCAATTATATATTTATGGTAAAATTTGCCATCTAAAGAAGTACAAATACAAATCGACCACTTGTAAATATATACAACAATTTCATAAATTTATTCATCTTATCTTAATTTTATTATTATGATAACATCTGCACTTAGGCCAATTGAATTGCAATAGGGAGGGATATCTTGCCATGACTGGG is a genomic window containing:
- a CDS encoding transposase — protein: MSMDRDVNAAQNILKRALDSISPTTEGHSGSQACRDDIRPSAGEAVAYEAGTTWVAS